The Orenia marismortui DSM 5156 genome has a window encoding:
- a CDS encoding PRC-barrel domain-containing protein, with translation MKKGQSLIGLGVIDLENGEEIGEVVDVLFDHQGRKIEGFRIKRNKAKEDYYIAYEELYSLGEDIIMIKDRNSISSLEEGYQSILTEGEVIGNRVVSNQGDELGIVQDIVLNDNGELIAYELSDGLVQDILEGREMLAVDDTINYGKDVIIIDRLK, from the coding sequence ATGAAGAAAGGACAAAGTTTGATCGGTTTAGGGGTAATAGATTTAGAAAATGGAGAAGAAATAGGAGAGGTAGTAGATGTCTTATTTGATCATCAAGGCAGAAAAATAGAAGGCTTTAGAATTAAGAGAAATAAGGCAAAAGAAGATTATTATATTGCTTATGAAGAACTGTATAGTTTAGGAGAAGATATAATAATGATAAAAGATCGAAATAGTATATCATCTTTAGAAGAAGGTTATCAAAGTATATTAACTGAAGGAGAAGTTATAGGAAATAGGGTTGTTAGTAACCAGGGGGATGAATTAGGAATAGTTCAAGATATTGTTTTAAATGATAATGGAGAATTAATTGCTTATGAGCTAAGTGATGGTTTAGTACAAGATATTTTAGAAGGAAGAGAGATGTTAGCAGTAGATGATACTATTAATTATGGTAAGGATGTAATTATCATAGATAGATTAAAGTAA